A window of Papilio machaon chromosome W, ilPapMach1.1, whole genome shotgun sequence genomic DNA:
CCTATAAGTATGTCAATTTCAGACGGTTCATAAAATTCGGGGTCAGCAAGCGTAATATTTAATGGCAATTTTAAGTTATGCAACTTAATTTCTTTACTAGGTACAGTCCCAGTAATGTTAGGAACAACTAAACAGTCTAGCTTAGTCGTGAAAGAGCTTACTCGAGAATTCAATTGAATATGACAGCGCTCAGAAATATTGAagcctatattatttatgccAGATACGTTGACggagtttattttattaatagaaagatctaatttattttttagagcATTTGTTATAAAGCATGACTGGCTCCCAGTGTCTAATAAGATCCGAGCTGGTTTACACACATTATTTTGTGGGTTAACTATATCAACAACAGCAGTACacaataaaacttgtttagTGCTAGACACTGCCAATGAGACAGGCGCAGaggttaaaacattttcttgttCTATGTGAAGTAGACTATTATGTTTACCTTTACACGAGCGACAGCATCCCTTTAAACGACAtcggtttacattatgccctTCGCGAAGACAATTTGCACATAATTTCAACTTATCAGTTTTATCTTGTCTCTCTTTTAAGCTCATTTCTAAAAATGTAGGACATAGGTAAACACGATGATCGTTTTTACAAATACTACATATACGTTTTTGAGCTACAGTACTAGTACTTGCGGCTACTAAAGACTTAGAAGAATGTTGTGATTTGAAATGTGACTTGTTATCAGGCCTATCGCACCGGGTACTTTGAGTTGTTTCCAAGACATCAGCGCGATTTCTCAAAAAcgtattaaaatcatttaaagtaGGCAATGTGGTAAGACTGTTTTTGTGCTCCTCCCACTTTCTATTAGTTGTAACGTCTAACTTAGATGACATCATAAACACAACCAAAACATCCCATTGCTCCGTTGGCAAGCCTAAAGTACCGAGTGCCCTTAAATTCTTTGACACTTGATCTATAAGGTAACGTAGGGCTTTAAAAGACTCTCGAGTAATAGGTTCAATGTGATACAACGCCTTTAggtgattattaattaatatatttttattgttatatctttCACATAATAAATCCCACGCAACCTTGTAATTCGCCGTAGTAAActctattgattttattacaacagtAGCACTTCCTTCTAAAGCTGATCGTAAATaatggaatttatttatagtaggTATAGAATCATTGGAATTAATCAACGAGTCGAAGGTATCCCTGAATTCCAGCCATTTGAGGTAGTTTCCGTCAAAGGTAGGTAATTTAATTGTAGGTAACTTAACAGTGTTAATAGCGTGAGAACAACTACCTGAAACAGCAGAAGCCATGGACCCATCGAAACGCTCTTTAGTAACTGGAATTGCGTCAAGGATATCTTGTGCAGTTGAAATAGAAGAATAAAATTGATTCTCTAATAGGTCCCTTTCTTTAAGctgttcatcatcatcaacgcttaacaattcaatttgaCTCTGTAAATTATCAAATGATGAAAACAATTCTTGAAATTTTGCCAATCTTAAAGTAActtctttaatttgtaaagtaGTCAAATCCACAGGCTTAATTTGAGATAAAACGGTTAAATACTCTTTAAATTTAGTCAATCGACCTTTTATTGTACTACGTTTTTTCAACAATTCTTTCAATCCATACGATTCACTCTCCGGCATCGTGTAGCAGAAAGAAtgagctatttaaaaattaaaaatgtgcaGTCAAACCGTGCGAGCCCCAAAGTGTTTGTTCCGTTGCTGACGCTGGCTGCGCCCCGCACGTTGTAAGCGTAATGATATTTCTTCCACAGCTGAAACGTTAGGCAAAAccgttaaaatgtttaaataatataatttaagataactgttaagaaaaagaacaaaattttCAATCGAAATAAGCTTGGcaatcgtttaaaaaaattaataaacgacGTGCTTGTAAGAGCAAAATGCTGAtgtactatttataattttactttagcCCTAACTAAAGACTAAAATATTTGCTGTTAAGCTCAAAGCAATTTACTTAGCAATGTACTAAActatagtaattaattaagcctgtatttaattaaaaagatacagAAAAAGTTATTCTTGCGAgtcgtaattaattattatgcacTGTAAATAGTATCGAGCGGCGAGACGtaattgcaatatttaaataactgtagAAAGTTTTGTGCACTTAGCTAGTTAGCGGTAGAAGAACGCATAAAGCTAGATCCTTCAATAACACTCAAGAGAAATTAGCATTCATTTACACAAAGAAACAGAAGAAAGAGGAATTTGTATAAGGAACGAATCACCTCCCTTAGGTTGACCTCCAGAATAGTATTCAAACCAGTATTTCCGTCGGCCCTGTTGCGAAGTGAATTCCGTTATATTACGACGACGTTTAACTTCGTCTTCTCGTTGAATTGTAGATTTGACAGTCCTGTCACGGTCGCCACTTTGTTTGCGATGAATTcagcaaaacaaaattgtacataaaatccgtatatttgtagaaaattacagcaaatttttaatacaaaagagCGTGCGTCTCGCGTCGTTGTAGGTTTGCGACTGCCGGGACGGGGAAGCGGCGCTCGCGGCGGTGCCAGCTCGCTGCGGTGCGGTGACGTCACTCGCGCGGGCTCGTGCGCGTACAAAGTATATTTGGCGaaggaggggatgcataggaaggggaaatattctcttcctgTGCTTATACTCCGACAAAACAAAGATGCCAAAGAAAACTTATTTATCCGCATTATTTATTCACACCAAAAAACCGGATCGGGAAAACTTCAATTCACAAGAAAGTGTATGATCAAAATAGGTACAGcggaaaacataaaaaattccATCCCTAGTAACTTTTGATCTCACGTTGAATAATTTTGTTCCTTAAAACCCGCGGGGCTTTGATAAATTAGAACCCTTTTTGTACACTTCGTTGTTTTGGTACGGTCGGTACAAGTATATGCGAATATTTACTTTGAGactctatatttaataattttctctaAAACAATAATGACCTTGCAACtaataaacaacaattaattatagaaaagataaattaaaaataaataaaattcacagTTATTTCAGTAACTATTGTTATCTAATCACGAAAATCAAACATCTGTTATCCCTTAATTCTATCTACCCTTAATTGTTTGTAAGAGTTTGCAGTatttaatttctgttttaaaaataccgCAAGTGTCGAAGCTTCATTTACGGCAATACACGTTCAACTTTTTACGACTGTCTTAGAATACATAAAAACCTAAATAGATGAGTAAACCttgaaagtataaaaatatgaaatatgtgactgaataaataactttgttgagaaaattatcaattttataattaaaaacct
This region includes:
- the LOC123723057 gene encoding uncharacterized protein LOC123723057, which gives rise to MPESESYGLKELLKKRSTIKGRLTKFKEYLTVLSQIKPVDLTTLQIKEVTLRLAKFQELFSSFDNLQSQIELLSVDDDEQLKERDLLENQFYSSISTAQDILDAIPVTKERFDGSMASAVSGSCSHAINTVKLPTIKLPTFDGNYLKWLEFRDTFDSLINSNDSIPTINKFHYLRSALEGSATVVIKSIEFTTANYKVAWDLLCERYNNKNILINNHLKALYHIEPITRESFKALRYLIDQVSKNLRALGTLGLPTEQWDVLVVFMMSSKLDVTTNRKWEEHKNSLTTLPTLNDFNTFLRNRADVLETTQSTRCDRPDNKSHFKSQHSSKSLVAASTSTVAQKRICSICKNDHRVYLCPTFLEMSLKERQDKTDKLKLCANCLREGHNVNRCRLKGCCRSCKGKHNSLLHIEQENVLTSAPVSLAVSSTKQVLLCTAVVDIVNPQNNVCKPARILLDTGSQSCFITNALKNKLDLSINKINSVNVSGINNIGFNISERCHIQLNSRVSSFTTKLDCLVVPNITGTVPSKEIKLHNLKLPLNITLADPEFYEPSEIDILIGADVFWDIIGSQQIKLGPCLPTLQDSKLGWLISGPVGVACSKGKVICNFTQSDLHETMKKFWEVEELPASSKNNSLSLEEQLCETHFIQNTTRLSSGRFSVKMPFKESPEHSLGESFYSARGRFFNLEKKLYKNERTKKHYSDFIKVFTVNEGKIDTKGCSLIDFNEYSRFDKLKRIILKEFFE